The genomic DNA tttctgactgcatattcacccttcctcaacccaatagaggagtttttctgactgcatattcacccttcctcaacccaatagaggagtttttctgcctgcatattcacccttcctcaacccaatagaggagtttttctgactgcatattcacccttcctcaacccaatagaggagtttttctgactgcatattcacccttcctcaacccaatagaggagttttctgactgcatattcacccttcctcaacccaatagaggagtttttctgactgcatattcacccttcctcaacccatagaggagtttttctgactgcatattcacccttcctcaacccaatagaggagtttttctgactgcatattcacccttcctcaacccaatagaggagtttttctgactgcatattcacccttcctcaacccaatagaggagttttctgactgcatattcacccttcctcaacccaatagaggagtttttctgcatattcacccttcctcaactaGAGgagcatattcacccttcctcccttcctcaacccaatagaggagtttttctgactgcatattcacccttcctcaacccaatagaggagtttctCTCTGCCTGGAGGTGGAAAGTGTTTGGTCTCCACCCACATGACCAAATGTGTCTTTTGGAAGCCATGCGTGCCGGATGTGAGGACACGAGTCCAGAGGACTCCCAGGGATGGATAAGGCACTCCAGAAGGTTCTTCCCCAGGTGCATGGCAAGAGAAAACATTAGATGTGATGTTGAAGAAAACCTGTGGCCTGATGCTAGAGAGAGGCAGGATTAGCCCCTCAATTATTTGTTTGAATTACAGTATGTACTTTTAGTTTCTACCTTTTTTTGTCTCATTACTGTAATTCCGTAAATTACTACAGACTATTGAAGCAAACTGCTAATTTTCATTTACCTTAAAGAATTGTTCTAAAAAATGTCATAAATCATGTGAAAGAATGTCACTCTTTTCTTTGAAGGAAATATTACTttgtatgaagtcactgaaattgtTCAAACTATAAAGATGAAAAGTTAGTATTTTCTGTATTGGTGTTTGACGCTAGTGTTTTTACTCTCAGTGTGttctgagtgacagtgtgtgttatctCAGTGAGGGTTGTGCATAGTGTTTGGCTGCACTGAGCATGTTTTGAGTTGTGTTGCTTGGAATGAGTTTTGCAGGTGATGTTaactgtttagctcaggtgactgttggtagtgcagactgtagttagagttttgcaggtgatgtgaactgtttagctcaggtgactgttggtagtgcagactgtagttagagttttgcaggtgatgtgaactgtttagctcaggtgactgttggtagtgcagactgtagttagagttttgcacatgtgactccagttgtgcccactgtcgtttagcaatcgaaaaaaaACTGTAAATGCATAAATAATTACAAAGCCAAAGTTGATATTCTTTTGCTCAATTAAACAGCTTTATATGAGTTCCTGAACAGTTCTCACTTACTGCATCAACAACAGGTGGCAACGATACATGTTGGGTATAATACTGAGTAAAGAGGAATGCTATGGGTTGAACATGAAAGCCTATATCTCCCATGGTTACTGTGCTAACATCCTATCTCATGATAGTACCCAACAGTTACACCATACATAGCCCAGATCCTAGAATAGATACATGAAAACAACCCATGATACCTAAACCCCTAGAATAGATACATGAAAACAACCCATGATACCTAAACCCCTAGAATAGATACATGAAAACAACCCATGATACCTAAACCCCTAGAATAGATACATGAAAACAACCCATGATACCTAAACCCCTAGAATAGATACATGAAAACAACCCATGATACCTAAACCCCTAGAATAGATACATGAAAACAACCCATGATACCTAAACCCCTAGAATAGATACATGAAAACAACCCATGATACCTAAACCCCTAGAATAGATACATGAAAACAACCCATGATACCTAAACCCCTAGAATAGATACATGAAAACAACCCATGATACCTAAACCCCTAGAATAGATACATGAAAACAACCCATGATACCTAAACCCCTAGAATAGATACATGAAAACAACCCATGATACCTAAACCCCTAGAATAGACACATGAAAACAACCCATGATACCTAAACCCCTAGAATAGATACATGAAAACAACCCATGATACCTAAACCCCTAGAATAGATACATGGCAGCAGAGGTCCAGAGTGACAGTTTCCTCAGTTCACTAGTGGTTCTGAAGTGGACTCACGAGGTCCAGAGTGACAGTTTCCTCAGTTCACTAGTGGTTCTGAAGTGGACTCACGAGGTCCAGAGTGACAGTTTCCTCAGTTCACTAGTGGTTCTGAAGTGGACTCACGAGGCCCAGAGTGACAGTTTCCTCAGTTCACTAGTGGTTCTGAAGTGGACTCACGAGGTCCAGAGTGACAGTTTCCTCAGTTCACTAGTGGTTCTGAAGTGGACTCACGAGGCCCAGAGTAACAGTTTCCTCAGTTCACTAGTGGTTCTGAAGTGGACTCACGAGGTCCAGAGTGACAGTTTCCTCAGTTCACTAGTGGTTCTGAAGTGGACTCACAAGGCCCAGAGTGACAGTTTCCTCAGTTCACTAGTGGTTCTGAAGTGGACTCACGAGGTCCAGAGTGACAGTTTCCTCAGTTCACTAGTGGTTCTGAAGTGGACTCACGAGGCCCAGAGTAACAGTTTCCTCAGTTCACTAGTGGTTCTGAAGTGGACTCACGAGGTCCAGAGTGACAGTTTCCTCAGTTCACTAGTGGTTCTGAAGTGGACTCACAAGGCCCAGAGTGACAGTTTCCTCAGTTCACTAGTGGTTCTGAAGTGGACTCACGAGGTCCAGAGTGACAGTTTCCTCAGTTCACTAGTGGTTCTGAAGTGGACTCACGAGGCCCAGAGTAACAGTTTCCTCAGTTCACTAGTGGTTCTGAAGTGGACTCACGAGGTCCAGAGTGACAGTTTCCTCAGTTCACTAGTGGTTCTGAAGTGGACTCACAAGGTCCAGAGTGACAGTTTCCTCAGTTCACTAGTGGTTCTGAAGTGGACTCACGAGGCCCAGAGTGACAGTTTCCTCAGTTCACTAGTGGTTCTGAAGTGGACTCACAAGGTCCAGAGTGACAGTTTCCTCAGTTCACTAGTGGTTCTGAAGTGGACTCACAAGGTCCAGAGTGACAGTTTCCTCAGTTCACTAGTGGTTCTGAAGTGGACTCACAAGGTCCAGAGTGACAGTTTCCTCAGTTCACTAGTGGTTCTGAAGTGGACTCACGAGGTCCAGAGTGACAGTTTCCTCAGTTCACTAGTGGTTCTGAAGTGGACTCACAAGGTCCAGAGTGACAGTTTCCTCAGTTCACTAGTGGTTCTGAAGTGGACTCACGAGGCCCAGAGTGACAGTTTCCTCAGTTCACTAGTGGTTCTGAAGTGGACTCACAAGGCCCAGAGTGACAGTTTCCTCAACTAAAGGTCAAGAGACACCGTAAGGAGAGTTGGCCGTGCGCAGTAGGTCACCTGATGGGTGTCGACGAACGATGGCGATTCAACACAGAATCGTCTGGAAAGGAACAGAAAATGGCGGTGATAAACGTTCTTTGGTCGATAGGGAGGACAGCCACATGTTGCCTTTCACTGTTCGTCTGCTCCGTCCGTTTTGTCCTGAAGACGTTCATAGTTTATAGCCATCAGGACGAGGGTGGAAGCACCTGTGCGATGGTCTCCTTGGCACTCTGACTCAGTCTCTCCGGAAACGCCACCTCGTACTCCACCAGCAGGTCACCGCGGCGATCGGGCCGCTTGGGCAGAGGAAGCCCCTCCCCTGTGATGCGTCGTTTCATCCCCGGACGCACCACGTCCCCTGTTGTCACGGTTACTGTCCTGCCGTCCAACGTGGGGGCGATGACCGTGCAGCCGCACAGCGCctgaagaggggagggggggagagagagagagagagagcgagcgaagaggcggagagagagagaagagggtgagagagagagaagagggggagagagatgttaCACTTCATCACTCTAGTCTACATACAAACAGTTGTCTGTAGGTTCAAGAAGTCATTCTAAATGCTATCAATTTGTTTAGCGAGCACTTGGAGAGGATTGTGTAAAAACAAAGTATATTTAGTTTAGTTAAAGTTCAGATGACTCTGCCTTACCTCTCTGAGGGAGACCTTGGCGGGGTAAACGATGTCAGAGCCGTCTCGCCGGAACACCGGGTGTGGCTTATCCTTGACCACGAACACCACGTCTGCCGGGATGTTAGTCGGCGTCTCGTCCCCCTCTTTAGGGAAGGTGACCTTCgtcccctccttccatcccttcttTATCTCCACCTCCAGGATCTTGTCCTCCATCCGGAGGGTCCGTCTGTCTGCGTTCAGCCGCTTGTGGGATATCTTCATTCTCTTAGTGCAGCCTGAGAGCACCTTTACAAAAGACCACGATGGAAACGAGGCTTTATGGTGTTATCCTACACAACTTTTTAAATTGTATGATGTGCTGTGTGTATATGGATACCTTGAATGGTCAAATAACATAAGTCAACCAACCAACCTCCTCTAAGGTCACCCTGAGGTCGTGGAGCACGGGTGGGTCCTGGTGCTTCTCAACCATCTGcccccccatcccccctccccccatccctGTGCTGAAGGAACGGGGGAACCCCCCCATGCCACCGCCCCCCATCCCAAAACGGGCGAAGGGATCATCAGTGTCCATGTTGTCCCCGTCTGGGCCCCCGCCGTTTCGGGTGAAGAACTGGTCGAAGGGGCTCCGGCCCCCGAAGAACTCGGCGAAGATGGCGTGGGGGTCGCCTTGGAAGGAGTAGCTGAAACTAGGGCCCCCGGGAACACCCCCTCCTCCTGGGGGGCCTCCTCCTTTcaaccctggagaggagagggagggagcgagggaggcaggaagggagggggggagcaggaggggagaaagagagggagagttaaaCATTTGTGGCTCTGGTCCAGACTTCTTTCAATATATGTTGTGTAAACATTTCCTATGTGCAGTGGCACCCATGGCTGTGGAAACAATGAGTCCGTGTGGAGGGCTTGATGGGAGGAACGCTCTGTGTGTAGGGCTTGATGGGAGGAACGCTCTGTGTGTAGGGCTTGATGGGAGGAACGCTCTGTGTGTAGGGCTTGATGGGAGGAACGCTCTGTGTGTAGGGCTTGATGGGAGGAACGCTCTGTGTGTAGGGCTTGATGGGAGGAACGCTCTGTGTGTAGGGCTTGATGGGAGGAACGCTCTGTGTGTAGGGCTTGATGGGAGGAACGCTCTGTGTGTAGGGCTTGATGGGAGGAACGCTCTGTGTGTAGGGCTAGATGGGAGGAACGCTCTGTGTGTAGGGCTTGATGGGAGGAACGCTCTGTGTGTAGGGCTTGATGGGAGGAACGCTCTGTGTGTAGGGCTAGATGGGAGGAACGCTCTGTGTGTAGGGCTTGATGGGAGGAACGCTCTGTGTGTAGGGCTAGATGGGAGGAACGCTCTGTGTGTAGGGCTTGATGGGAGGAACGCTCTGTGTGTAGGGCTTGATGGGAGGAACGCTCTGTGTGTAGGGCTAGATGGGAGGAACGCTCTGTGTGTAGGGCTAGATGGGAGGAACGCTCTGTGTGTAGGGCTAGATGGGAGGAACGCTCTGTGTGTAGGGCTAGATGGGAGGAACGCTCTGTGTGTAGGGCTAGATGGGAGGAACGCTCTGtgtgtagagatagatgggaggaacGCTCTGTGTGtagagatagaagggaggaaCGCACTGTGTGTAGAGATAGAAAGGAGGAACGCACTGTGTGTAGAGAAAGAAGGGAGGAACACTGTGTGtagagatagaagggaggaacactgtgtgtgtagagatagaagggaggaacactgtgtgtgtagagatagaagggaggaacactgtgtgtgtagagatagaagggaggaacactgtgtgtgtagagatagaagggaggaacactgtgtgtgtagagatagaagggaggaacactgtgtgtgtagagatagaagggaggaacactgtgtgtgtagagatagaagggaggaacactgtgtgtagagatagaagggaggaacactgtgtgtagagatagaagggaggaacactgtgtgtgtagagatagaagggaggaacactgtgtgtgtagagatagaagggaggaacactgtgtgtgtagagatagaagggaggaacactgtgtgtgtagagatagaagggaggaacactgtgtgtgtagagatagaagggaggaacactgtgtgtagagatagaagggaggaacactgtgtgtagagatagaagggaggaacactgtgtgtagagatagaagggaggaacactgtgtgtagagatagaagggaggaacactgtgtgtagagatagaagggaggaacactgtgtgtagagatagaagggaggaacactgtgtgtagagatagaagggaggaacactgtgtgtagagatagaagggaggaacactgtgtgtagagatagaagggaggaacactgtgtgtgtagagatagaagggaggaacactgtgtgtgtagagatagaagggaggaacactgtgtgtgtagagatagaagggaggaacactgtgtgtgtagagatagaagggaggaacactgtgtgtgtagagatagaagggaggaacactgtgtgtagagatagaagggaggaacactgtgtgtgtagagatagaagggaggaacactgtgtgtagagatagaagggaggaacactgtgtgtagagatagaagggaggaacactgtgtgtagagatagaagggaggaacactgtgtgtagagatagaagggaggaacactgtgtgtagagatagaagggaggaacactgtgtgtagagatagaagggaggaacactgtgtgtagagatagaagggaggaaCACTATGTGtagagatagaagggaggaacactgtgtgtagagatagaagggaggaaCACTCTGTGTAGAGATAGAAGGGAGGCTGcctcataataatggccagaaCAGAGCATCAGACACCTGGAAACaatgtgtctgatgtatttgataccatccTGCTCCAGTCATAaccatgagcccatcctccccaattaaggtgccaccaacctcctgtggtctaCAGTGTCTGTTGCTATTCACGGAATGATGCAGCTTGACCCTTGAGTTATCTAGACTGGTCTTTGAAGACCACTGATAAGAACACAGCAGCACCGTTGTAACcgggtgtaacagtataattttagtCCATCCCCTCGCCCCtaccgggctcgaaccagggaccctctgcacacatcaacaacagtcaccacaaagcatcgttacccatcgctccacaaaagccgcgcaGAGCaaggaaccactacttcaaggtctcagagcaagtgacgtcaccgatcgcaacgctattagcgcgcaccaccgctaactagctagccatttcacatacTAAGGAGTACACAGCCACACTGTCGTTTGAGAAACTTGCTGACAGGCTAGCGCCAAACTGGCAAAGTCAAAGTCTCCGCCCCGCTGTGACGTCAGCGCCCGAACCTTCCAGTAGTGGGCGCGCACCTCTCCCTCGCCGCTCCACTCTTGGCGAGCAGTGTTATTATTACAGTGTTATTGTATCTATCAGTTTGTTTTCCCCTTCTCCATTCTTATGACTGTGCTGCAAGGGATTCTTGTTGGAACTCGCGAATCCCTTGCAGCTCAATCTGGAGAATGGAGGAAAACTGATAGATGCGATAAACCTGCTTGGTCTTGCTCTTGCTCGTTATAAAATATAGCTCACAAGGCTAAGAAATGTAGGCTTATAAACTGTTGCTCACACAAGCCGAGAAGGGAAGGCTTATGAGCTATTGCTTGGTTTGTTAGAAGCATATAGCGTTTGTTTTGGGAACTTCTGTGGCCCAAAGCGTTAGAACACTAGAAATACAACGATTTCAGCACTACTGAAGAATAGTAGATTATCAGAGGAAAAGAGGCAGGTTCTTGAGACAGATCTTGAAATGCCTTTTAGCCGTAAAACTCATCCATATATCCAGCGACAATGATTCAGCTTTACATCTTTATAATCGCAGCTTTGAAATCGTTTCCGATAGGCCTACCTAACTAAAGTACTTCGGAAAACAACGTGTATTTATTCATCACTATTAACAATAACATGTTGTGTCTGGTCAATAGAATACGTACCTTCTTCGCCGAATCGGTCGTAAATGTCCTTTTTCTTTGGGTCGCTCAGAACGTCATAAGCTTCAGCTATTTCTTTAAACTTGTCCTCGGCTTTGGGAGACTTGTTTTTATCCGGGTGGTAACGCAGAGCCTGCTTGCGATAAGCCTTCTTGATCTCGTCCTCCGTCGCCCCTTTCTGTATGCCCAGAACATTATAGTAGTCTTTACCCATTTTGACCATGTAGCTGTCGGTGTGTTAATTCCGAATAGCTGCGAGAAATAGTTTAAAGTTCCCTTGCTTGAGCCGGTGCTGACTGCCAATCAAATTCGCACAAGGTAGACGGGTAGTTCTCTTTAAATGCGCTGGTCCGGTTGCAGGTTGAAGCCTAACCTGAACTGTACACTTACTGTTGAAGAACGCTACCGTTCTGTCAGCTCCGCTTGGGACCCATTCTAGTTTATACCCGCGCAGAAAGTTCGAGAATGTTCTAGCAGCATCAGGAAGAGTCTGAACGCAGTTCAACTCCTGTCGGACGAAAGTTCCTGGGACCGATCACGCCGAACAGAGCGTCACTGAGTTCGACAGTTCGACAGGACACGCCTCTGTAGTCGAGCCGAAACTCAacccattattttttatttctactttgcacattcttccactgcaaatctaccattccagtgttttacttgctatattgtatttactttgccaccatggccttgtttttgctcacatcgtatatagacttgtttatactccCTGGATGTATCAAACGATTCGTGTTAGTGAACAGAATGTTTCACAATGTGTCTGCAAACTGCGCAGAGGAAAACCTATCTGGATCCCCGGAACAAAACTGATTCCCTCATAATGTGGTTTGTCTGTCGCGTTTGTTGGAACTATAGGTGTAGTCCTCGCTACGCTTCAGGTTTATAGGTACTATGCGTTAGGTTATCTATTTAAATAATTACGTTATTTCAACTTTTACTAGCCTCTTCTTGGTCAAATGCCCACAGAGGTCCAGGCCTGTCCTTGGCAAACAGCCTTGCTGCTTTTGAAAACCATCGCTGACACATTATGCCCAATATAACAGTCAGTAATCTACGAAGTAAAATTGCTGATCTGTAAAGTCAGTATGTAGCTTGCCCTGGTGTTGATAACGTAAGATTTACTAACATAATCACCCGCTAATACAATTTATCCCGCATCTCCCATTTGTCCAAACGAATCACTCCATTTTTGAATCTACTCCCCCATTGGCTACAGTACGGGAAGTACGGCATATCTACTTAGCTTTCCGACCCATTGATTGGACGTGATATTAAATAGGTAACCATTGGACTTCCCAATCATTGGACCAATTGGGTACCTGAAAGCCATCACTGCTTCCTCTTGCTCTGATTGGAAGGCACGACCCGTCGCTCACCTTGGATGAGAGCGAGCACAAACTGCCAAGATGAAGCATTACGAGGTAAGATAGTATCCGCTGTAACTCGAAACCTTTAATCGGGATTCTGTACATTATATTTCTAGCTGTTTCATTACCGGTGTTGTAAGATTGTCAGTTCGTTTCCCGACGGTCAGATTTAGGATGGTAGGAAACGCTGGAGAACAGAGACGAGCTCACTCGGATGTCAAAGCCTCCAGCCCGGGTGGTGTGCTTTGCTTGTGGACTCTCTGGTCGAACTTGTAGTCTACTTGCCTGCAATTCACATATCATGGATATAGCCTATCACTTCTACTTTCACAATAAACAGCAAACCAACCAAACAGATCGGTTACTAgtttatatatctatatctccGTCGTTGTTTTCTCACAATGCATAAACGAGGCTGTGCCGCTGGTGGATTGGAACGCTGAAGAGTTCTTATCTCGGCATTGTTGCTTCATTGCGGGGCAGCGAGATTATCTATCATTGCAGGTGAACAGTCAAGTGCGCAACAAATCTAACCTTGTGGGGAGTGTCGTGTCGTACAATAATGTAGCCTCTTGGGTAGAAGTGTTGACCGTTACACTACTTTACTGTATGAACATAAGAGGCCACTGCGTCTCATATCAGACTGACTTGACAGTCTGATCTGCATATAGGAGAGTAAAGTGATGACACAACCAGGCCTAGCTTAAATCTAAACTCCTATTGCACATAGCCTCGTCGACTTAGGTTTTTCTATCACAAATACGAGACAAAGTTATAAACAGTGAGCAAGAAAGGCTGCATGTAAAGATGTATATTTAATCATATCACAGCCCACTGGTTACTGTGTTAAATTCATAGCAAACAGGCAATAATGGTAGTTACTATGTCCTCTGAAACACAGAACCACCTTCACTCTCATGGCTGTGTAGGCAGACAGACCCATAGACATTTACCTCTACATGTGTTGTCCTTGTGGCTCTCTCAGACCCAATACACACAGATCTAGGAGCAGATTAACCCCCACTAAACCTAACCTTAGCCATTTGGGGGTAATCGCATACAACCTGATTTTATATCAGTGTCTAGAGGGGAGTTAATCCTCCTACAGTCAGATTTTAAAACCGCTTTCTAGACTGCAGGCCAGCTAGCTACAGCAGGTGCTGTCATGGCTACCAGGACTGAAGCTACAGCATGTGTGCCGACCAAACCCAATGGACAGGATGTGAAGGAGCCAGTTTGGGGAGTTGTGTAGAGTTAGAAGTGCCCCGACCAGTGGGTTCCCGCCCCGACCAGTGGGTTCCCGCCCCTCCCCATGTCTCCTCCTCCTCGTACAAGATATTTGAACTCGATCCAATACTTTGAGAGTTTGCCCTCTAGCCTATCTAGAGTTGTAGATGGGTTAACGTTTGCAGCTATTGGACTATTCCATTGGTCTGTGTTAAAGCCAGGAAAGCTCAGTCAAGCAAATGATGCATTTGAAATAGTACTTCAACCCAGGTCTGTCTGATGCCTCTCTGCACTGGGAGGTTTTCATTCCAAGAACGTTTTCTCTTTCTAATGTAGTAATTGAGGGACAGAACAGCTATAGAGGAGCTGGGACCCGCTCGCCTGCTACAATGTAACCTAGTGTTCTGCCGGAAAGGTCCAGAACTCTTGAAGACCGTAGTAAAGCTGACATACCAGCAGGCTACAGTAATATCTAGATTAGTCTGCAGGAAGCCCAATATAGACATGTTATTGCACTGGTAAGAGGTGCATTTGACTATAGAATAAATGTTGGGCCCGTATCAATGCGTTATTGGCCATCAGGGAAGGATTGCTAACAATCAACCAGATCACTGTCTGCATTACTGTCTGCATTACTGTCTGCATTACTGTCTGCATTACTGTCTGCATTACTGTCTGCATTACTGTCTGCAttactgtctgcattcatcttgAATCCAAATGATCTCCAATGAATACATTCATCACAACACAAAATCACTGCTGATGTAGTTATAACACATATCCACAAGGTGGAGCCAAAGCACTGTAATAGTAAATATAGACCAAGGCATGACACCTGCTGCCTCGCTGCACTGACAACAACACACATTGGGTGAAGATGAACACTCAATCCACCataccacagatctaggatcagattaccatACGCACAATGCTAATATTAACCATTCGGGTGGTAGAATATACCTGACTGTAGATCAGTTGCTAGTCCACTACATCATCAtcaggtctgtctatagagaacGTTGTGCTAAGCTCACAGTGCATTTCTGTGCTTAAACAACCAGTAAATAACATTAATCATTAACACTGACCTGTGTGTCGGTGAGAAGAACGGTGTGGAGATGCCAGGAGCCAGAGTCCAGTAGACTGGAGATACACTGTCTGTCAAcctgtagagagggaggggacctATTAGTGCACTATAATGAACTGGAGTGTTCTACGAATCCCTCTGTTTCTGTCAAcctgtagagagggaggggacctATTAGTGCACTATAATGAACTGGAGTGTTCTACGAATCCCTCTGTTTCTGTCAAcctgtagagagggaggggacctATTAGTGCACTATAATGAACTGGAGTGTTCTACGAATCCCTCTGTTTCTGTCAAcctgtagagagggaggggacctATTAGTGCACTATAATGAACTGGAGTGTTCTACGAATCCCTCTGTTTCTGTCAAcctgtagagagggaggggacctATTAGTGCACTATAATGAACTGGAGTGTTCTATGAATCCCTCTGTTTCTGTCAAcctgtagagagggagggaacctATTAGTGCACTATAATGAACTGGAGTGAATCCCTCTGTTTCTGTCAAcctgtagagagggaggggacctATTAGTGCACTATAATGAACTGGAGTGTTCACGACTCCCTCTGTTTCTGTCAAcctgtagagagggaggggacctATTAGTGCACTATAATGAACTGGAGTGTTCTACGAATCCCTCTGTTTCTGTCAAcctgtagagagggaggggacctATTAGTGCACTATAATGAACTGGAGTGTTCTACGAATCCCTCTGTTTCTGTCAAcctgtagagagggagggaacctATTAGTGCACTATAATGAACTGGAGTGTTCTACGACTCCCTCTGTTTCTGTCAAcctgtagagagggaggggacctATTAGTGCACTATAATGAACTGGAGTGTTCTACGAATCCCTCTGTCAAcctgtagagagggagggaacctATTAGTGCACTATAATGAACTGGAGTGTTCTACGAATCCCTCTGTTTCTGTCAAcctgtagagagggaggggacctATTAGTGCACTATAATGAACTGGAGTGTTCTACGAATCCCTCTGTTTCTGTCAAcctgtagagagggagggaacctATTAGTGCACTATAATGAACTGGAGTGTTCTACGAATCCCTCTGTTTCTGTCAAcctgtagagagggaggggacctATTAGTGCACTATAATGAACTGGAGTGTTCTACGAATCCCTCTGTCAAcctgtagagagggagggaacctATTAGTGCACTATAATGAACTGGAGTGTTCTACGAATCCCTCTGTCAAcctgtagagagggaggggacctATTAGTGCACTATAATGAACTGGAGTGTTCTACGAATCCCTCTGTTTCTGTCAAcctgtagagagggaggggacctATTAGTGCACTATAATGAACTGGAGTGTTCTACGAATCCCTCTGTACCCCATccctaccataacactaccctaacactaccataacactaccccagccctaccataacactacccTAAAACTACCCTAACACTACCCCAGccctaccataacactaccccagccctaccataacactaccccAGCCCTACCCTAACACTACCATAACACTACCCCAGccctaccataacactaccccagccctaccataacactaccccaccccactaccataacactaccccagccctaccctaacactaccccagccctaccataacactaccccagccctaccataacactaccccagccctaccataacactaccatAACACTACCCCAGCCCTACCCTAACACTACCCCAGCCCTACCCTAACACTACCTACCCCAGccctaccataacactaccccagccctaccataaca from Oncorhynchus keta strain PuntledgeMale-10-30-2019 chromosome 10, Oket_V2, whole genome shotgun sequence includes the following:
- the LOC127932484 gene encoding uncharacterized protein LOC127932484 isoform X44 → MAAEVQSDSFLSSLVVLKWTHEAQSDSFLSSLVVLKWTHEVQSDSFLSSLVVLKWTHEAQSNSFLSSLVVLKWTHEAQSDSFLSSLVVLKWTHEVQSDSFLSSLVVLKWTHEAQSNSFLSSLVVLKWTHEAQSDSFLSSLVVLKWTHEVQSDSFLSSLVVLKWTHEAQSNSFLSSLVVLKWTHEVQSDSFLSSLVVLKWTHEVQSDSFLSSLVVLKWTHKAQSDSFLSSLVVLKWTHKAQSDSFLN
- the LOC127932484 gene encoding uncharacterized protein LOC127932484 isoform X1, yielding MAAEVQSDSFLSSLVVLKWTHEAQSDSFLSSLVVLKWTHEVQSDSFLSSLVVLKWTHEAQSNSFLSSLVVLKWTHEAQSDSFLSSLVVLKWTHEVQSDSFLSSLVVLKWTHEAQSNSFLSSLVVLKWTHEAQSDSFLSSLVVLKWTHEVQSDSFLSSLVVLKWTHEAQSNSFLSSLVVLKWTHEVQSDSFLSSLVVLKWTHKAQSDSFLSSLVVLKWTHKVQSDSFLSSLVVLKWTHKVQSDSFLSSLVVLKWTHKVQSDSFLSSLVVLKWTHEVQSDSFLSSLVVLKWTHEAQSDSFLSSLVVLKWTHKAQSDSFLN
- the LOC127932484 gene encoding uncharacterized protein LOC127932484 isoform X22; this encodes MAAEVQSDSFLSSLVVLKWTHEAQSDSFLSSLVVLKWTHEVQSDSFLSSLVVLKWTHEAQSNSFLSSLVVLKWTHEAQSNSFLSSLVVLKWTHEAQSDSFLSSLVVLKWTHEVQSDSFLSSLVVLKWTHEAQSNSFLSSLVVLKWTHEVQSDSFLSSLVVLKWTHKAQSDSFLSSLVVLKWTHKVQSDSFLSSLVVLKWTHKVQSDSFLSSLVVLKWTHKVQSDSFLSSLVVLKWTHEVQSDSFLSSLVVLKWTHEAQSDSFLSSLVVLKWTHKAQSDSFLN
- the LOC127932484 gene encoding uncharacterized protein LOC127932484 isoform X4, which gives rise to MAAEVQSDSFLSSLVVLKWTHEAQSDSFLSSLVVLKWTHEVQSDSFLSSLVVLKWTHEAQSNSFLSSLVVLKWTHEAQSDSFLSSLVVLKWTHEVQSDSFLSSLVVLKWTHEAQSNSFLSSLVVLKWTHEAQSDSFLSSLVVLKWTHEVQSDSFLSSLVVLKWTHEAQSNSFLSSLVVLKWTHEAQSDSFLSSLVVLKWTHKVQSDSFLSSLVVLKWTHKVQSDSFLSSLVVLKWTHKVQSDSFLSSLVVLKWTHEVQSDSFLSSLVVLKWTHEAQSDSFLSSLVVLKWTHKAQSDSFLN
- the LOC127932484 gene encoding uncharacterized protein LOC127932484 isoform X48; amino-acid sequence: MAAEVQSDSFLSSLVVLKWTHEAQSDSFLSSLVVLKWTHEVQSDSFLSSLVVLKWTHEAQSNSFLSSLVVLKWTHEAQSNSFLSSLVVLKWTHEAQSNSFLSSLVVLKWTHEVQSDSFLSSLVVLKWTHKAQSDSFLSSLVVLKWTHKVQSDSFLSSLVVLKWTHKVQSDSFLSSLVVLKWTHKVQSDSFLSSLVVLKWTHEVQSDSFLSSLVVLKWTHEAQSDSFLSSLVVLKWTHKAQSDSFLN
- the LOC127932484 gene encoding uncharacterized protein LOC127932484 isoform X43 — its product is MAAEVQSDSFLSSLVVLKWTHEAQSDSFLSSLVVLKWTHEVQSDSFLSSLVVLKWTHEAQSNSFLSSLVVLKWTHEAQSDSFLSSLVVLKWTHEVQSDSFLSSLVVLKWTHEAQSNSFLSSLVVLKWTHEAQSDSFLSSLVVLKWTHEVQSDSFLSSLVVLKWTHEAQSNSFLSSLVVLKWTHEVQSDSFLSSLVVLKWTHEVQSDSFLSSLVVLKWTHEAQSDSFLSSLVVLKWTHKAQSDSFLN